The proteins below come from a single Aegilops tauschii subsp. strangulata cultivar AL8/78 chromosome 6, Aet v6.0, whole genome shotgun sequence genomic window:
- the LOC109781984 gene encoding uncharacterized protein, whose protein sequence is MEWTTVETVDGAKLSMRLFKPAASVEDAEDVAVVLVHPYTILGGVQGLLRDMAQGLAEQGHRAVTFDMRGAGRSTGRASLTGSSEVGDVVAVCRWVADTLKPHVVLLVGSSTGRLTPVMPFFVSRSSQTVVTIVC, encoded by the exons ATGGAGTGGACGACGGTGGAGACGGTGGACGGGGCCAAGCTGAGCATGCGGCTCTTCAAGCCGGCGGCGTCGGTGGAGGACGCGGAGGACGTGGCGGTGGTGCTCGTGCACCCCTACACGATCCTTGGCGGCGTGCAGGGCCTGCTGCGCGACATGGCCCAGGGCCTCGCAGAGCAGGGCCACCGCGCCGTCACCTTCGACATGCGCGGCGCCGGGCGCTCCACCGGCCGCGCTTCGCTCACGGGCTCCAGTGAGGTCGGGGACGTCGTCGCCGTCTGCCGCTGGGTCGCCGACACCCTCAAGCCACACGTCGTACTCCTCGTTGGCTCCTCCACCGGTAGGTTAACTCCGGTGATGCCCTTCTTTGTTTCTCGCTCCTCTCA AACAGTTGTAACTATTGTCTGCTGA